One genomic segment of Carassius auratus strain Wakin chromosome 29, ASM336829v1, whole genome shotgun sequence includes these proteins:
- the fgd6 gene encoding FYVE, RhoGEF and PH domain-containing protein 6 isoform X1, protein MSTDYVGMKKPPVAPKPKLVQSHKPSPPPIAPKPELLLPSPSPTAHKRGKPAVAPKPCLPKAPHKPLHSKQDPCKKQHPPVSKNGGPALLSSHLSDYIIPPSTQGHQLGNSKSEHSKEIYGTAEVGVFKEVDSEKEQLICNDTSEHVSQSVWEQMHAPTDPSQTSTQAQEETNSATLEKDQTSAQKQTFLQIPRQSPTKPLQEQSAEQKHTGNIFSSCTSNNNGVPAPPSKPLPVPHPRRLRRALLRQNVVEIAPSDTQAETPTETPEHVQTDTLLESPENTYADTPLNLCSPKENTENPDTDSSTNTDSLHKVASFHSAVTEEVPPDLDSTHYSVPTNGITLASADTAAEEGPQAPAPPPRQKSLPQMVDSSCKASTSVDNLLLHCYSDLQEVECKDDEVQSDDEDDRGYGDFARYPLTRSLPKQIKLSCGSQVAAITKPSLDVDEKSPKVMPKKPQRNSLPASVVLRKQNTPPLTHTPPPLPNSSPPVFRELPAPPQEKLSWRVALPSIPLFSRNQPTRSNSQPQAGGGGPVLVKKRAKSFSSADLQRVDTGSSEQLVRSDQTRRSLRKLLELRVYARLLPKLLRSGQALDCTRTDGEYDENKATPSSQVAPGDEVEAQCDREADCGVEYENVQLYDVIPEYMNLPWVYSNQDVDTGVYEVQEPCELNRCSMSGDLSEDGLSSNEEDGDSSDSSKEDMGHSKDKEEIERAKRNKVVHIAMEIMSSEKVFVDVLKLLHIDFRDAVAKATRASGKPLVEEKVLNQILYYLPQLYELNKDLLKELEERVAHWSDHQRLADIFVQKGPYLKMYSTYIREFDHNVALLDEQCRKNPPFANVVRQFETSPRCASLALKHYLLKPVQRIPQYQLLLTDYLKNLPEDSSDYKDTQTALSVVKEVANHANDIMKQGDNFQKLMQVQYSLNGHHEIVQPGRVFLKEGTLMKLSRKVMQPRMFFLFNDILLYTTPVQSGQYKVNSMLSLAGMKVSKPSQEAYQNELNIESVERSFILSANSATERDEWLEAIAKAIDDYTRKKISFFSSRSQELEGVSDDGLPLGSKAPIWIPDLRTTMCMICTCEFTLTWRRHHCRACGKVVCQACSSNKYYLEYLKNQLARVCDHCYIKLQHKGDQSSMAVFPSGRSSTFAFSRKQKRIPSALKEVSANTENSSMSGYLQRSKGHKKPWKRLWFVIKNKVLYTYAASEDVAALESQPLLGFFLREEKTGPAQKLQFKLYHKNTLYDIFRAEDIPTAQRWIEAFQEAMIL, encoded by the exons ATGAGTACAG ATTATGTAGGAATGAAGAAACCACCGGTTGCCCCCAAACCCAAGCTGGTTCAGTCGCATAAACCATCACCTCCCCCCATAGCCCCAAAACCTGAGCTCCTGCTGCCTTCACCCTCACCCACTGCACACAAGAGAGGAAAACCTGCTGTCGCCCCCAAACCATGTTTGCCCAAAGCCCCTCACAAACCTCTCCATTCGAAACAAGACCCCTGCAAGAAACAACATCCACCTGTCTCCAAAAATGGTGGTCCTGCTTTACTATCTTCACACCTGTCAGATTACATCATACCCCCCAGTACTCAAGGTCATCAACTAGGTAACAGCAAATCAGAGCATTCCAAGGAAATATACGGAACAGCGGAGGTAGGTGTTTTCAAAGAGGTCGACAGTGAAAAAGAACAGTTGATTTGCAATGACACATCGGAACATGTTTCCCAATCTGTATGGGAACAAATGCACGCTCCCACTGACCCATCCCAAACTTCCACACAGGCACAGGAAGAAACAAACTCTGCCACACTAGAAAAGGACCAGACAAGtgcacaaaaacaaacttttctCCAGATCCCAAGACAAAGTCCTACCAAACCCTTACAAGAACAGTCTGCAGAGCAGAAACACACCGGGAACATTTTTAGCTCTTGCACCAGTAACAATAATGGTGTTCCTGCACCACCCAGCAAGCCACTCCCTGTACCCCATCCACGACGCCTTCGGAGAGCACTTCTTAGGCAGAATGTTGTGGAGATTGCACCTTCGGACACTCAAGCAGAAACACCTACAGAAACTCCTGAACACGTTCAGACAGACACATTACTAGAAAGTCCCGAAAACACCTACGCGGACACACCTCTCAATTTATGTTCCCCTAAAGAGAATACGGAAAACCCAGACACCGACTCCTCAACCAACACTGATTCTTTGCACAAAGTAGCCTCTTTTCACAGTGCAGTTACTGAAGAGGTGCCTCCTGATCTGGACTCCACCCATTATTCAGTTCCGACAAATGGTATAACTTTAGCTTCCGCGGACACCGCTGCTGAGGAGGGGCCGCAAGCTCCAGCTCCACCACCTCGACAGAAATCCCTCCCACAAATGGTTGATTCCTCATGCAAGGCCTCGACATCAGTGGACAACTTGCTTTTGCATTGCTACTCAGATCTTCAAGAGGTTGAGTGTAAAGATGATGAGGTGCAAAGCGATGATGAAGATGATAGAGGATATGGAGATTTTGCTCGATACCCATTAACTCGGAGTCTTCCTAAACAGATAAAGCTCAGCTGTGGATCACAAGTGGCAGCCATAACCAAGCCGTCTCTGGACGTGGATGAAAAGTCACCAAAAGTCATGCCTAAAAAGCCCCAACGAAACAGTCTTCCCGCGTCCGTCGTGTTGCGGAAGCAAAACACGCCTCCGCTAACACACACTCCACCTCCGCTTCCTAACTCCAGTCCTCCCGTATTCAGAGAACTTCCGGCACCTCCTCAAGAGAAACTATCATGGCGAGTCGCCCTTCCAAGCATCCCCCTCTTCAGTAGAAACCAGCCGACTCGCAGTAACAGCCAACCACAGGCTGGAGGTGGGGGACCTGTTCTTGTCAAAAAGAGGGCAAAGTCGTTTTCCTCTGCAGATCTTCAGCGAGTGGACACTGGATCTTCTGAGCAGTTGGTGCGCTCCGATCAAACAAGACGTAGCTTGCGGAAACTTCTAGAGCTGCGCGTGTATGCACGGTTGCTTCCGAAATTGCTTCGCAGTGGACAAGCCCTGGATTGCACTCGTACTGATGGTGAATACGATGAAAATAAAGCCACACCCTCTAGTCAGGTCGCACCTGGCGATGAGGTAGAAGCTCAGTGTGACAGAGAGGCTGACTGTGGGGTGGAATACGAGAACGTCCAATTATACGATGTGATTCCAGAGTACATGAACCTGCCCTGGGTCTATTCCAACCAGGATGTGGACACAGGCGTGTATGAAGTACAGGAACCATGTGAGCTGAACAG ATGCTCTATGAGTGGTGATCTGTCAGAGGACGGATTGAGCTCTAATGAGGAAGATGGGGACAGTTCTGACTCCAGCAAGGAAGACATGGGCCATTCAAAAGACAAAGAG GAGATAGAGCGGGCGAAGAGGAACAAGGTGGTCCACATCGCAATGGAAATCATGAGCTCAGAGAAAGT ATTTGTGGATGTTCTGAAGTTACTTCACATC GATTTCCGGGACGCAGTTGCCAAAGCGACTCGTGCGAGCGGGAAGCCACTGGTGGAGGAGAAAGTGTTGAATCAGATCTTATACTATCTGCCCCAACTCTACGAGCTCAATAAAGACCTGCTGAAAGAGCTGGAGGAGAGAGTAGCCCACTG GTCTGATCATCAGAGATTGGCTGACATCTTCGTTCAGAAAGGTCCGTATCTAAAGATGTACTCTACCTACATACGCGAGTTTGACCATAATGTGGCTCTGCTGGATGAACAGTGTCGCAAAAATCCTCCTTTTGCCAACGTTGTGCGCCAGTTTGAG ACGAGTCCTCGCTGTGCTAGTCTTGCCTTGAAGCATTACCTGCTGAAACCGGTGCAGCGGATACCTCAATACCAGCTGCTGCTCACAG ATTATCTGAAGAATCTTCCTGAGGATTCATCCGactacaaagacacacaaa CTGCCCTCAGTGTGGTGAAAGAAGTGGCAAACCATGCGAACGACATCATGAAGCAAGGG GATAACTTCCAGAAGCTGATGCAGGTTCAGTACAGTCTGAACGGTCACCATGAAATCGTCCAGCCTGGCAGG GTTTTCTTAAAGGAGGGCACTCTGATGAAACTCTCCAGGAAAGTAATGCAGCCCAGAATGTTCTTCTTG TTTAATGATATTCTGCTGTACACAACTCCTGTTCAGTCTGGCCAGTATAAAGTCAACAGCATGCTCTCTCTGGCTGGCATGAAG GTGAGCAAACCAAGTCAGGAGGCCTATCAGAATGAATTAAACATTGAGAGTGTGGAACGCTCCTTCATACTGTCTGCCAA TTCGGCCACAGAAAGAGACGAATGGCTGGAAGCCATCGCTAAAGCAATCGATGACTACACCAGAAAGAAGATTTCCTTCTTTTCCAGTCGAAGCCAAGAG tTGGAGGGAGTCTCTGATGATGGTCTACCGCTGGGCTCTAAAGCTCCTATCTGGATTCCAGATCTGCGAACGACCATGTGTATGATCTGCACGTGTGAGTTCACGCTCACCTGGAGACGCCACCACTGCCGTGCCTGCGGGAAG GTGGTGTGTCAGGCGTGTTCATCCAATAAATACTACCTGGAATACCTGAAAAATCAGTTGGCACGAGTGTGTGACCACTGCTATATTAAACTACAGCACAAGG GCGACCAATCCAGTATGGCCGTTTTCCCTAGTGGGCGGAGTTCGACATTTGCTTTTTCTAGAAAACAGAAGAGGATTCCTTCTGCCCTCAAAGAG GTGTCTGCCAACACTGAGAACTCCTCCATGAGTGGATATCTGCAAAGATCTAAAGGCCATAAGAAGCCGTGGAAGAGGCTGTGGTTCGTCATTAAGAACAAAGTCCTCTACACTTATGCCGCTAGTGAA GATGTTGCGGCTTTGGAGAGTCAACCGCTGCTGGGCTTTTTCCTCCGAGAGGAGAAGACAGGACCGGCTCAGAAACTGCAGTTTAAACTGTATCATAAAAACACACTCTACGACATCTTCAGAGCAGAGGACATCCCCACTGCTCAGAG ATGGATTGAGGCGTTTCAAGAGGCCATGATCCTTTGA
- the fgd6 gene encoding FYVE, RhoGEF and PH domain-containing protein 6 isoform X4, with translation MSTDYVGMKKPPVAPKPKLVQSHKPSPPPIAPKPELLLPSPSPTAHKRGKPAVAPKPCLPKAPHKPLHSKQDPCKKQHPPVSKNGGPALLSSHLSDYIIPPSTQGHQLGNSKSEHSKEIYGTAEAQEETNSATLEKDQTSAQKQTFLQIPRQSPTKPLQEQSAEQKHTGNIFSSCTSNNNGVPAPPSKPLPVPHPRRLRRALLRQNVVEIAPSDTQAETPTETPEHVQTDTLLESPENTYADTPLNLCSPKENTENPDTDSSTNTDSLHKVASFHSAVTEEVPPDLDSTHYSVPTNGITLASADTAAEEGPQAPAPPPRQKSLPQMVDSSCKASTSVDNLLLHCYSDLQEVECKDDEVQSDDEDDRGYGDFARYPLTRSLPKQIKLSCGSQVAAITKPSLDVDEKSPKVMPKKPQRNSLPASVVLRKQNTPPLTHTPPPLPNSSPPVFRELPAPPQEKLSWRVALPSIPLFSRNQPTRSNSQPQAGGGGPVLVKKRAKSFSSADLQRVDTGSSEQLVRSDQTRRSLRKLLELRVYARLLPKLLRSGQALDCTRTDGEYDENKATPSSQVAPGDEVEAQCDREADCGVEYENVQLYDVIPEYMNLPWVYSNQDVDTGVYEVQEPCELNRCSMSGDLSEDGLSSNEEDGDSSDSSKEDMGHSKDKEEIERAKRNKVVHIAMEIMSSEKVFVDVLKLLHIDFRDAVAKATRASGKPLVEEKVLNQILYYLPQLYELNKDLLKELEERVAHWSDHQRLADIFVQKGPYLKMYSTYIREFDHNVALLDEQCRKNPPFANVVRQFETSPRCASLALKHYLLKPVQRIPQYQLLLTDYLKNLPEDSSDYKDTQTALSVVKEVANHANDIMKQGDNFQKLMQVQYSLNGHHEIVQPGRVFLKEGTLMKLSRKVMQPRMFFLFNDILLYTTPVQSGQYKVNSMLSLAGMKVSKPSQEAYQNELNIESVERSFILSANSATERDEWLEAIAKAIDDYTRKKISFFSSRSQELEGVSDDGLPLGSKAPIWIPDLRTTMCMICTCEFTLTWRRHHCRACGKVVCQACSSNKYYLEYLKNQLARVCDHCYIKLQHKGDQSSMAVFPSGRSSTFAFSRKQKRIPSALKEVSANTENSSMSGYLQRSKGHKKPWKRLWFVIKNKVLYTYAASEDVAALESQPLLGFFLREEKTGPAQKLQFKLYHKNTLYDIFRAEDIPTAQRWIEAFQEAMIL, from the exons ATGAGTACAG ATTATGTAGGAATGAAGAAACCACCGGTTGCCCCCAAACCCAAGCTGGTTCAGTCGCATAAACCATCACCTCCCCCCATAGCCCCAAAACCTGAGCTCCTGCTGCCTTCACCCTCACCCACTGCACACAAGAGAGGAAAACCTGCTGTCGCCCCCAAACCATGTTTGCCCAAAGCCCCTCACAAACCTCTCCATTCGAAACAAGACCCCTGCAAGAAACAACATCCACCTGTCTCCAAAAATGGTGGTCCTGCTTTACTATCTTCACACCTGTCAGATTACATCATACCCCCCAGTACTCAAGGTCATCAACTAGGTAACAGCAAATCAGAGCATTCCAAGGAAATATACGGAACAGCGGAG GCACAGGAAGAAACAAACTCTGCCACACTAGAAAAGGACCAGACAAGtgcacaaaaacaaacttttctCCAGATCCCAAGACAAAGTCCTACCAAACCCTTACAAGAACAGTCTGCAGAGCAGAAACACACCGGGAACATTTTTAGCTCTTGCACCAGTAACAATAATGGTGTTCCTGCACCACCCAGCAAGCCACTCCCTGTACCCCATCCACGACGCCTTCGGAGAGCACTTCTTAGGCAGAATGTTGTGGAGATTGCACCTTCGGACACTCAAGCAGAAACACCTACAGAAACTCCTGAACACGTTCAGACAGACACATTACTAGAAAGTCCCGAAAACACCTACGCGGACACACCTCTCAATTTATGTTCCCCTAAAGAGAATACGGAAAACCCAGACACCGACTCCTCAACCAACACTGATTCTTTGCACAAAGTAGCCTCTTTTCACAGTGCAGTTACTGAAGAGGTGCCTCCTGATCTGGACTCCACCCATTATTCAGTTCCGACAAATGGTATAACTTTAGCTTCCGCGGACACCGCTGCTGAGGAGGGGCCGCAAGCTCCAGCTCCACCACCTCGACAGAAATCCCTCCCACAAATGGTTGATTCCTCATGCAAGGCCTCGACATCAGTGGACAACTTGCTTTTGCATTGCTACTCAGATCTTCAAGAGGTTGAGTGTAAAGATGATGAGGTGCAAAGCGATGATGAAGATGATAGAGGATATGGAGATTTTGCTCGATACCCATTAACTCGGAGTCTTCCTAAACAGATAAAGCTCAGCTGTGGATCACAAGTGGCAGCCATAACCAAGCCGTCTCTGGACGTGGATGAAAAGTCACCAAAAGTCATGCCTAAAAAGCCCCAACGAAACAGTCTTCCCGCGTCCGTCGTGTTGCGGAAGCAAAACACGCCTCCGCTAACACACACTCCACCTCCGCTTCCTAACTCCAGTCCTCCCGTATTCAGAGAACTTCCGGCACCTCCTCAAGAGAAACTATCATGGCGAGTCGCCCTTCCAAGCATCCCCCTCTTCAGTAGAAACCAGCCGACTCGCAGTAACAGCCAACCACAGGCTGGAGGTGGGGGACCTGTTCTTGTCAAAAAGAGGGCAAAGTCGTTTTCCTCTGCAGATCTTCAGCGAGTGGACACTGGATCTTCTGAGCAGTTGGTGCGCTCCGATCAAACAAGACGTAGCTTGCGGAAACTTCTAGAGCTGCGCGTGTATGCACGGTTGCTTCCGAAATTGCTTCGCAGTGGACAAGCCCTGGATTGCACTCGTACTGATGGTGAATACGATGAAAATAAAGCCACACCCTCTAGTCAGGTCGCACCTGGCGATGAGGTAGAAGCTCAGTGTGACAGAGAGGCTGACTGTGGGGTGGAATACGAGAACGTCCAATTATACGATGTGATTCCAGAGTACATGAACCTGCCCTGGGTCTATTCCAACCAGGATGTGGACACAGGCGTGTATGAAGTACAGGAACCATGTGAGCTGAACAG ATGCTCTATGAGTGGTGATCTGTCAGAGGACGGATTGAGCTCTAATGAGGAAGATGGGGACAGTTCTGACTCCAGCAAGGAAGACATGGGCCATTCAAAAGACAAAGAG GAGATAGAGCGGGCGAAGAGGAACAAGGTGGTCCACATCGCAATGGAAATCATGAGCTCAGAGAAAGT ATTTGTGGATGTTCTGAAGTTACTTCACATC GATTTCCGGGACGCAGTTGCCAAAGCGACTCGTGCGAGCGGGAAGCCACTGGTGGAGGAGAAAGTGTTGAATCAGATCTTATACTATCTGCCCCAACTCTACGAGCTCAATAAAGACCTGCTGAAAGAGCTGGAGGAGAGAGTAGCCCACTG GTCTGATCATCAGAGATTGGCTGACATCTTCGTTCAGAAAGGTCCGTATCTAAAGATGTACTCTACCTACATACGCGAGTTTGACCATAATGTGGCTCTGCTGGATGAACAGTGTCGCAAAAATCCTCCTTTTGCCAACGTTGTGCGCCAGTTTGAG ACGAGTCCTCGCTGTGCTAGTCTTGCCTTGAAGCATTACCTGCTGAAACCGGTGCAGCGGATACCTCAATACCAGCTGCTGCTCACAG ATTATCTGAAGAATCTTCCTGAGGATTCATCCGactacaaagacacacaaa CTGCCCTCAGTGTGGTGAAAGAAGTGGCAAACCATGCGAACGACATCATGAAGCAAGGG GATAACTTCCAGAAGCTGATGCAGGTTCAGTACAGTCTGAACGGTCACCATGAAATCGTCCAGCCTGGCAGG GTTTTCTTAAAGGAGGGCACTCTGATGAAACTCTCCAGGAAAGTAATGCAGCCCAGAATGTTCTTCTTG TTTAATGATATTCTGCTGTACACAACTCCTGTTCAGTCTGGCCAGTATAAAGTCAACAGCATGCTCTCTCTGGCTGGCATGAAG GTGAGCAAACCAAGTCAGGAGGCCTATCAGAATGAATTAAACATTGAGAGTGTGGAACGCTCCTTCATACTGTCTGCCAA TTCGGCCACAGAAAGAGACGAATGGCTGGAAGCCATCGCTAAAGCAATCGATGACTACACCAGAAAGAAGATTTCCTTCTTTTCCAGTCGAAGCCAAGAG tTGGAGGGAGTCTCTGATGATGGTCTACCGCTGGGCTCTAAAGCTCCTATCTGGATTCCAGATCTGCGAACGACCATGTGTATGATCTGCACGTGTGAGTTCACGCTCACCTGGAGACGCCACCACTGCCGTGCCTGCGGGAAG GTGGTGTGTCAGGCGTGTTCATCCAATAAATACTACCTGGAATACCTGAAAAATCAGTTGGCACGAGTGTGTGACCACTGCTATATTAAACTACAGCACAAGG GCGACCAATCCAGTATGGCCGTTTTCCCTAGTGGGCGGAGTTCGACATTTGCTTTTTCTAGAAAACAGAAGAGGATTCCTTCTGCCCTCAAAGAG GTGTCTGCCAACACTGAGAACTCCTCCATGAGTGGATATCTGCAAAGATCTAAAGGCCATAAGAAGCCGTGGAAGAGGCTGTGGTTCGTCATTAAGAACAAAGTCCTCTACACTTATGCCGCTAGTGAA GATGTTGCGGCTTTGGAGAGTCAACCGCTGCTGGGCTTTTTCCTCCGAGAGGAGAAGACAGGACCGGCTCAGAAACTGCAGTTTAAACTGTATCATAAAAACACACTCTACGACATCTTCAGAGCAGAGGACATCCCCACTGCTCAGAG ATGGATTGAGGCGTTTCAAGAGGCCATGATCCTTTGA